TCGTCGCCGGAGAGTTCGATCTTGACGTTTTTCAGTAGATTATTACGATCCGCGTACACCTTCAGCGTGCGCGTCAGACCGCGGCGGAAGCCTGATACGTGCGTGCCTCCCTCGTGGGTGTTGATGTTGTTCACGAACGAGAGCACCGTCTCCGCATACCCCGTGTTGTAGCGCATGGCCAGCTCCACGGGCACCTCGGTGTCTTCCTCCGAGATGTAGATCACCTCGTCGATGAGGGGCGTCCGCGCTTCATCGAGGTAGGTGACGAAGGCGCCGAGCCCCCCTTCGAAGTGGTAGTCCTCGCGACGGAGGTCGACATCCTCTTCCCTTCTATCCTCGAGCGAAATCTTGATCGTCTTGTTCAGATAGGCCAGCTCGCGGAGCCGCTCGTCGAGCGTATCGAAGCGGTAATCCAGCGTCGTGAAGATGCTCGCGTCCGGCCAGAAATGCACGTGGGTGCCGCCGGACTCGCCCGGCTCCATGTCCCGAATCCGCGCGACTGGCGCAACGGGTTTGCCGATCCCGAACTCCTGCCGCCAGACGCCGCCATCGCGCATCACCGTGGCGATGAGTGTCGTCGAGAGCGCGTTCACGCAGGAGACGCCGACGCCGTGCAGACCGCCCGAGACCTTGTAGGTGTCTTTGTCGAACTTGCCACCGGCGTGCAGCGTCGTCATCACGACTTCGAGTGCGGACACGCCTTCGGTTGGATGCAGATCCACCGGGATACCACGGCCGTTGTCCTGCACCGAAACCGACCCGTCCTCATGGATGATTACGTCCACCGTATCGCAATACCCGGCCAACGCCTCGTCGATCGAGTTGTCCACCACCTCATACACCAGGTGGTGCAGGCCCCGAACCCCCACATCGCCGATGTACATCGCCGGGCGCTTGCGCACCGCTTCGAGCCCTTCGAGGACCTGGATGTTGGAGGCGCCGTACGCATTGACGCCGCTGTTTGAACCTACCGAGTTTGCTTCCGCGGCCATAGGGTATATTTCCGTTGTGCTGATTTAAGCCGTACTGCAACGCACAGCCAGGCAGTACGTTTCGAGCGCCGGCCCGCGGCGATCCAGAAGCCGCTTTACACTGCATTCTTCGAATCTTGCCTATTTTTTTCTTCCAACAGGGTATGCCTCACCCCTCGATCGCGTCTAGATAGATAAGATCCCACAGATAGCGAACGCACATGAAACGGACCGTTACCCTGCGTCCTGGCGCCCGTGGCACCAAAACCCTGCACGCGCAATTCGGCGAAGAGCTGATGTATGTGCGATACCGCTACGACGCCGGCATCCACAAACGATTCAAGACGATCGAACTGGTCGTCGACGAGAAACACTGGCTGCCCCGGCGCATTCGCGATATGCCCGTGTGGGTGCATCTCGCCTTCGACGAACGTGAGCTCCGCCGAGAAGTCGCCCGCCTGGGCGGGCGGTGGGACCCCGACCGCCGGCTCTGGGAAGTACGCTTCGGCGACGTCGAGCGCCTCGGCCTGCAGGCCCGCATCGCGCCCGAAGAGACCGTTGGCGCCTGACCCGCGGCGACGTATCATGCGGGTTCCGACCACCGAGCCGATCATGAAACGTCGCGTCAAAGCCTGGTTACACCGCCGGGGCTGGCTCAAGCCAGCCGAGGACCTCTATTTTAATCTAAAAACCCTCACGCCGGGCATCCTGTACCGCGAGTTGCGTTACCGGGCCTGGCACGCGCCGGACGGTTTCCCCGTCCCCCCCGCCGGTCTGATCAACGACGTCATCGCCGTCCGTTGGAATGCCGTGTATTACGACTCCGGCAAACGGATTGTCGACGACATGGCGGACCTGCTCGCGCGCCACGGACGCTCCTTCGCGTCGTTCGCGGCTATCCTGGACTTCGGCTGCGGCTGCGGCCGGCTCATCCGCCACCTCGACCGCCGCACCGACGCCGCCCTCTTCGGGACGGATTACAATCCGGCCCTCGTCCACTGGTGCCAGAAAAATCTCCCCATCGCGTCATTCTCGGTCAACGCGCTCGAGCCGCCGCTCGCCGGTGAGGCCGGTAGGTTCGATTTTGTCTATGCCCGCTCGGTCCTCACCCACCTCCCCGAACCCCTCGTTTTGGCCTGGATGGATGAAATGCGCCGCGTGATCCGGCCCGGCGGGTATTTCCTCTTCACGATGCACGGCCGGCCCCTCACCCACGGCCTCTCCGCCGAAGACCGCGCCCGCTTCGAGGCGGATGAACTCGCGGTCATCTATACCGCCGCCGCCGGCGAAAACCTGTGCTC
This genomic stretch from Rhodothermales bacterium harbors:
- a CDS encoding ATP-binding protein, producing the protein MAAEANSVGSNSGVNAYGASNIQVLEGLEAVRKRPAMYIGDVGVRGLHHLVYEVVDNSIDEALAGYCDTVDVIIHEDGSVSVQDNGRGIPVDLHPTEGVSALEVVMTTLHAGGKFDKDTYKVSGGLHGVGVSCVNALSTTLIATVMRDGGVWRQEFGIGKPVAPVARIRDMEPGESGGTHVHFWPDASIFTTLDYRFDTLDERLRELAYLNKTIKISLEDRREEDVDLRREDYHFEGGLGAFVTYLDEARTPLIDEVIYISEEDTEVPVELAMRYNTGYAETVLSFVNNINTHEGGTHVSGFRRGLTRTLKVYADRNNLLKNVKIELSGDDFREGLTAVLSVKVAEPQFEGQTKTKLGNSDVQSAVEVLINEKLAQWLEDHPREARRIVDKVVLAAQARAAAR
- a CDS encoding class I SAM-dependent methyltransferase, whose product is MKRRVKAWLHRRGWLKPAEDLYFNLKTLTPGILYRELRYRAWHAPDGFPVPPAGLINDVIAVRWNAVYYDSGKRIVDDMADLLARHGRSFASFAAILDFGCGCGRLIRHLDRRTDAALFGTDYNPALVHWCQKNLPIASFSVNALEPPLAGEAGRFDFVYARSVLTHLPEPLVLAWMDEMRRVIRPGGYFLFTMHGRPLTHGLSAEDRARFEADELAVIYTAAAGENLCSTYAAKGYVDRRLIDGFERVDFVEGRPAEHLRQDIHLLRRTA